In a genomic window of Blastopirellula marina:
- a CDS encoding DUF1611 domain-containing protein has product MSTTDQASTATPSSQPKTNTPLDLTSYHRIVVLTEGHSTPFSAKTAIGLLRFRGEDVVALLDSQAPARTTGECLGHGGDTPMVSSLSQVDQPDALFIGISPPGGRLPAAMRNAIHEAVHAGIDVVSGLHDHMIEDEELVAIANKTGAKLIDVRRNRFRDTAKHATFPAHSVRVHTVGHDCSVGKMFTALEIERELLRRNENARFLATGQTGIMISGRGIPIDSVVSDFVNGSIENMILDNSEFDYLLIEGQGSAVHPAFSAVTVGLLHGCAPHGLILCYEATRETTKGLDHVPLKSLSELCTLYEMLASARNPCQVIGVALNGRRITPEEAEVEKARVAEELGLPVCDVYRDGPGVLADAVIELGKKVRA; this is encoded by the coding sequence ATGAGCACCACGGATCAAGCTTCCACCGCAACTCCCAGTTCACAACCCAAGACGAATACTCCCTTGGATTTGACTTCCTACCACCGCATCGTGGTCCTGACGGAAGGTCATTCGACCCCTTTCTCGGCCAAGACTGCCATCGGACTGCTTCGCTTTCGCGGCGAAGATGTCGTCGCCTTGCTCGACAGTCAGGCGCCGGCTCGTACCACCGGCGAGTGCTTGGGGCACGGTGGCGACACCCCGATGGTGTCTTCGCTGAGTCAAGTCGATCAGCCTGATGCGTTGTTCATCGGCATTTCGCCTCCTGGAGGACGATTGCCTGCCGCGATGCGCAATGCCATTCACGAAGCCGTGCATGCAGGCATCGATGTCGTTTCCGGCTTGCACGATCACATGATCGAGGACGAGGAACTTGTTGCGATTGCGAATAAGACCGGTGCTAAGCTGATTGACGTCCGACGAAATCGATTTCGCGACACAGCTAAGCACGCCACATTTCCAGCCCATTCGGTTCGAGTGCATACGGTGGGCCATGACTGTTCGGTCGGCAAAATGTTCACGGCTTTGGAGATCGAACGAGAATTGCTGCGGCGAAACGAGAATGCTCGGTTCCTCGCAACGGGTCAAACCGGCATCATGATCTCCGGCCGTGGGATTCCGATCGACTCGGTCGTCTCCGACTTCGTGAATGGATCGATCGAAAACATGATTCTCGACAACTCGGAATTCGATTATTTGTTGATCGAAGGGCAGGGCAGTGCTGTCCACCCGGCCTTCTCGGCGGTGACCGTCGGCTTGCTGCATGGTTGCGCGCCACACGGCCTCATTCTGTGCTACGAGGCAACTCGCGAAACGACGAAGGGATTGGATCATGTGCCCCTCAAGTCGTTGTCAGAGCTTTGCACGCTGTACGAGATGTTAGCCTCGGCGAGAAATCCTTGCCAAGTGATTGGTGTTGCGTTGAACGGTCGTCGCATCACGCCTGAGGAAGCCGAGGTCGAGAAGGCGCGAGTCGCCGAGGAACTTGGTCTGCCCGTTTGCGATGTGTATCGTGACGGGCCGGGCGTACTGGCGGATGCCGTGATCGAGCTGGGAAAGAAGGTGCGAGCGTGA
- a CDS encoding VOC family protein, with protein MPSGLRRFSGEATYVSPLYAKKFKEMTATPTTRLSPFHLAVQVHDLAAARDFYGGLLGCSEGRSTSTWVDFDFFGHQFVCHLNTNKSAHSIHYNEVDGHGVPVPHFGVVLDMESWETLATQLKEKGVEFVIAPYIRFAGEPGEQGTMFFFDPSGNPIEIKGFSDMSRLFAK; from the coding sequence ATGCCAAGTGGTCTTCGACGCTTCTCGGGAGAAGCCACGTACGTTTCGCCCCTTTACGCAAAGAAATTCAAAGAAATGACCGCCACCCCCACGACCAGACTGAGCCCGTTTCACTTGGCCGTGCAAGTCCACGATCTGGCCGCAGCCCGTGACTTCTATGGCGGCCTGCTTGGCTGTTCGGAAGGACGCAGTACCAGCACATGGGTCGATTTTGATTTCTTCGGCCATCAATTTGTCTGCCATCTAAACACCAACAAGTCGGCCCATTCGATCCACTACAACGAAGTAGACGGTCACGGTGTTCCTGTACCGCACTTTGGCGTTGTTTTGGATATGGAAAGCTGGGAAACGCTCGCTACCCAGCTCAAGGAGAAAGGAGTCGAATTTGTCATCGCTCCATATATCCGATTTGCTGGCGAGCCCGGCGAACAAGGCACGATGTTCTTCTTTGATCCTTCGGGTAATCCGATCGAGATCAAAGGATTCTCCGATATGAGCCGACTCTTCGCCAAATAG
- a CDS encoding sigma-54-dependent transcriptional regulator yields the protein MTNSQRQRILFIDDIPSFCEEIVSTLRAEELDAQSMLSPLEAIAQIIRGEFDLVITTLVIAELGGFEIIRRIRGAGCRVPIIMITGFGTDQSAIEAARLGVADYLTKPVEKTELVARVRRILADHAPREPQRPKSLARMISGDSQMSAIFEKVKTIAPSDSRVLILGETGCGKQLLAHAIHQQSRRAQEPYIEVNCAAIPASLLESELFGHEEGAFTGASKKRIGRFESAGKGTIFLDEIGELSFELQSKLLHVLDSGKFTRVGGGNDMYSQARLVSATNRDLLKEVEAGRFRSDLYYRLNVISIELPPLRDRPGDIGILAQHFINQFAPEGKQPPTFTPSAVEALRQYHWPGNVRELQNFAEQLAVLHQTPRIEVTDLPAHVLKRNAKPALAPKDMASERLPFREARDQFERDYLLKAIQDAGGNMAEGARLAGMDRGQFYRLAKRHGLTSSSE from the coding sequence ATGACCAACAGCCAGCGTCAGAGAATCTTGTTTATTGATGATATCCCCTCGTTTTGCGAGGAGATTGTTTCAACACTGCGCGCCGAGGAGCTCGATGCACAATCAATGCTTAGCCCGCTGGAAGCGATCGCTCAGATCATCCGAGGCGAGTTTGATTTGGTCATTACGACTTTGGTAATCGCCGAGTTAGGGGGATTCGAGATCATCCGCCGGATTCGTGGGGCGGGCTGTCGGGTTCCCATCATCATGATCACCGGCTTCGGCACCGATCAATCCGCGATCGAAGCAGCGCGGTTGGGCGTCGCGGATTACCTTACCAAACCGGTCGAAAAGACCGAACTCGTAGCCCGTGTTCGTCGTATCCTCGCCGACCATGCGCCTCGTGAGCCACAACGTCCAAAGTCTCTAGCCCGAATGATTTCCGGTGATTCGCAGATGAGTGCGATCTTCGAAAAAGTGAAGACCATTGCACCCTCCGACAGCCGTGTTCTCATCCTGGGGGAAACAGGTTGTGGCAAGCAACTTCTCGCTCACGCAATCCACCAGCAAAGCCGCCGAGCTCAAGAGCCGTACATCGAAGTCAATTGCGCGGCAATTCCCGCCAGCTTGCTCGAAAGCGAACTTTTTGGGCACGAGGAAGGTGCGTTTACCGGTGCCTCGAAAAAGCGGATCGGTCGCTTTGAGTCTGCGGGGAAAGGAACCATCTTTCTCGACGAAATCGGTGAACTAAGCTTCGAGTTGCAATCGAAGTTGCTCCATGTCCTCGATAGCGGAAAGTTCACCCGTGTGGGCGGCGGCAACGACATGTACAGCCAGGCCCGTCTTGTCTCAGCGACGAACCGCGACTTGCTGAAAGAAGTCGAAGCTGGGCGGTTTCGATCGGATCTATATTATCGCTTGAATGTGATCTCGATCGAGCTTCCCCCTTTGCGAGATCGACCGGGGGATATTGGTATTCTGGCTCAACACTTCATCAATCAGTTCGCGCCGGAAGGTAAGCAGCCACCGACCTTTACACCGTCGGCGGTCGAAGCGTTACGTCAGTATCATTGGCCAGGAAATGTGCGTGAATTGCAGAACTTTGCCGAGCAGTTGGCCGTGTTGCACCAGACGCCTCGGATCGAGGTGACCGACTTGCCGGCGCATGTGCTGAAACGAAATGCGAAGCCTGCCTTGGCTCCGAAAGATATGGCTTCCGAACGATTGCCGTTCCGCGAGGCTCGCGATCAGTTCGAGCGAGACTATCTGCTCAAAGCGATTCAGGATGCCGGGGGGAACATGGCCGAAGGGGCACGATTAGCAGGTATGGATCGGGGACAGTTCTATCGCCTTGCCAAGCGGCATGGGCTTACCTCGAGTTCGGAGTAA
- a CDS encoding Na+/H+ antiporter NhaC family protein: MTSSDSAHQEPNDVIEDASGAMTPVRNRIAFFALLGVILAVSTLVGLYVSPTWVVKKYTIDSQTVKDPSQVVFEKDSGLTPADFEKHRQEGTAPEVKELVVREVEPNGESIYSQLTANAHYGIWSLLPAVVAITSCWIFREPLTSLLLGTVSGALILQKYDYTQEVLLPSLASVKAATILILYLWLLGGLLGIWARTGTAQAFAEWTTKHFVRGPRSAKLVAWFLGVLFFQGGTISTVLVGTAVRPISDQQRVSHEELSYIVDSTASPIAVLIAFNAWPTYIQSLIYVPGIAYLASESDRVKFFFSSLPFSFYAIFAVLGTFLLSLDLAPYLGKRFRQAIHRARTTGQLDRPGSEPLAFVEPASQKVAPHYQPHAFDFVLPLVLLTGIAVGSYLLLEDTPPQVLLGFTVALIVAGGIALIRGMSLHDLMAGVSTGLQSVVFASVILMLALTLGNITQAIGGGMYLVEQLGSSLPYWSLPMILFVLAVAISFSTGTSFGTFAVAFPLAMPLAASLAQSQDLANESLYLSICFACVLNGSVFGDQCSPISDTTVLSAMTSGADLMDHVLTQIVPATAAAVLAVVCWTTVTLLFC, from the coding sequence TTGACTTCCTCCGACTCGGCCCACCAAGAGCCTAACGACGTAATTGAAGATGCCTCCGGAGCGATGACTCCGGTGAGAAATCGCATCGCCTTTTTTGCGCTTTTAGGCGTGATCCTCGCGGTCTCCACGCTAGTTGGCCTTTACGTCTCTCCGACCTGGGTGGTTAAGAAGTACACGATCGACTCCCAAACGGTGAAGGATCCTTCTCAAGTAGTTTTTGAGAAGGATTCAGGGCTTACGCCCGCTGACTTCGAGAAACATCGCCAAGAGGGAACGGCGCCAGAGGTGAAGGAGCTAGTCGTACGCGAAGTGGAACCCAACGGGGAATCGATCTACTCGCAGTTGACCGCTAATGCACACTATGGAATCTGGTCACTACTGCCAGCAGTCGTCGCGATTACCTCGTGCTGGATTTTCCGAGAACCACTAACATCGCTCCTATTGGGGACGGTAAGCGGTGCGTTAATTCTGCAGAAATATGACTATACGCAAGAGGTACTGCTGCCTTCGCTGGCCTCGGTGAAAGCCGCGACCATTCTCATTCTTTACCTGTGGCTGCTGGGCGGCTTGCTCGGTATATGGGCTCGCACAGGGACCGCGCAAGCCTTCGCGGAATGGACCACAAAGCACTTTGTTCGCGGCCCACGTTCGGCGAAACTGGTGGCCTGGTTTCTGGGTGTGTTGTTCTTTCAGGGAGGAACGATCAGCACCGTGCTAGTCGGGACAGCCGTTCGTCCGATCTCCGACCAGCAGCGCGTGAGCCACGAAGAGCTCTCCTATATCGTCGACTCGACCGCGTCGCCCATCGCAGTACTAATTGCCTTTAATGCGTGGCCGACTTACATTCAAAGTTTGATCTACGTGCCAGGGATTGCGTATTTGGCTAGTGAGTCCGATCGCGTCAAGTTCTTCTTCTCTTCGCTTCCGTTTAGCTTCTACGCGATTTTCGCAGTCTTGGGTACGTTTCTGTTGTCACTCGATTTGGCACCCTACTTAGGGAAGCGGTTCCGACAGGCGATCCATCGCGCGCGGACAACCGGACAACTCGATCGACCTGGCAGTGAACCACTCGCATTCGTCGAGCCCGCTTCGCAGAAGGTCGCCCCGCACTACCAGCCACATGCGTTCGACTTTGTCTTACCACTGGTCCTGCTTACAGGCATTGCGGTCGGAAGTTACCTTCTATTGGAAGATACGCCTCCTCAAGTCCTGCTAGGATTCACCGTGGCGTTAATCGTCGCAGGTGGGATCGCGCTGATCCGCGGAATGTCGCTTCATGATTTGATGGCTGGCGTCAGCACAGGACTGCAAAGCGTCGTCTTTGCTTCCGTCATCTTAATGCTGGCGTTAACCCTGGGGAACATCACCCAGGCGATTGGTGGTGGCATGTACCTGGTGGAACAATTAGGTAGTTCGTTGCCTTATTGGTCTTTACCAATGATCTTGTTTGTACTGGCCGTGGCGATCTCATTCTCGACGGGAACGAGCTTCGGAACGTTTGCCGTCGCGTTTCCTTTGGCGATGCCGCTTGCTGCGTCGCTCGCTCAATCGCAGGACCTTGCGAATGAGTCGCTTTACCTCTCGATTTGCTTTGCCTGTGTGCTCAATGGTAGCGTATTTGGTGATCAGTGCTCTCCCATCTCCGACACCACGGTCCTGAGTGCGATGACGTCAGGGGCCGACTTAATGGATCATGTGCTAACGCAAATTGTGCCAGCAACGGCGGCCGCGGTGCTCGCAGTGGTCTGCTGGACAACAGTCACGCTACTATTCTGTTGA